In Eleginops maclovinus isolate JMC-PN-2008 ecotype Puerto Natales chromosome 19, JC_Emac_rtc_rv5, whole genome shotgun sequence, the sequence ATGTCATATAGCCAGATGCAGAAGTGGGATGGCAAGCCGCATTCCCGAACATAGTTAATGGGCTACCAATCCCCTAAgaaaagggacagttcacctAGAAATtagaaatcaaatgtttttccttcaCTTGTAGTGGTATCTAACAATCCCTTTTGAGTGCAAGTTGGCAAGTGTTGGAGATAATGATTGTAGAGATATCTTCCCTCTTTCAAATATAATGGAAATAGGTGGCATTTGGCTTATTTATGTGCTCTGAGCACCACAAAGATGCATTCTCGTTTTATTGTATTCAAGAAAAGACATAAATCTCTACAGCCAGTACACCAAATGTAATGACTGCAGTGTTTGTACCAGAACATTTGAGAATGAAACATAACTCTGAATGTTCAACAAACTATTTCAGATGCTTTTAAGTGAACTCGTGGTCACTTATTACCTGGAAGATCTCGTCTTTGTGGGACTCAAACGAGTGCAGCTTCAGTTTCAAGTTCCTCAGGTCCCAAAGAGCCACGGTCTAAAAACACAAGTACTGAGTTTTAACCGATTCAACTCACACTAAAGGAGGACAGATCCTGCTTCACTGAACAGATACATGCTATGAAACAGCTCTACAGAGAAAGACCCACCTTATCAGCAGAGCCAGAGGCCAGGATGAACTCGCTGTAGGGGTTGAAGGATAAGCAGTTGACCTCAGCGGTGTGGGCGTCCACTGCATGGCTGGGCTTGGAGGTGTTGTTGGACCGTGTGTCCCAGCTTTGCAATAAcagaaacaattacattttaaacttttttttcttaaaaccATCACAGTAGTCCATGGAATTTGTTACCAACTCGAGGGATGCTCACATCATGAGTTTCATGTCGTCGGCCACGGATCCAAAGAGAGACTCGTGGAGCAGGTGCCAGGAAACATCCTCCACCACGGCCGTGTGGCCTGTGAAGATCGTCTTGGCATCCACTATCTTTCCCTCCTTGGGCACTGTGCTGATGTCCCAAAGGCAGATTGTCTGTAAAAGAGAGCAAAGATGGGTAAGAAAATGTATgaacaatgaaaaaaatacacaaagttttgaaatgattttgtaaAAAAGGACAGTATGTGGGTTGACATCACAGAAAGACCAGTTATATCAAACAGTACCAAACAGGTTAATAATTCATAGTTATTTGAACAAGTCCAtacaatttacatgcacaaaattaTCTGTTCTTTGCTCCTATCCTGAAAATGACATAATGCTTACTATGCTGTTAACACGGCTAATGAAAAGCATTCCCCAAATATTCCCTTTTACATGGAACCATGCAAAATCTGACACAGATATTGTTCATCACTTcaaattaaaaagggaaaatcacTACTAGACAGAAGAATTCAGCCATTTGATGACAGGTTACTTACATGATCATCAGAGGCGCTGAGGAGGCAGCCGCTGAGGTTTGGGTTCCAGGAGAGACCATAGCCTTCCTTCTGGTGGCCTCGCAACCGCAGATCTGGGGTGCATTCTCCAGAAGGGTCTTcagaacacataaataaatatgtacgttaaaaaatgtgtgcaaaaagaGAACCCTTgatgcagaaaatgtgttttggccGTGCTCCTACCAGGTTTAGAGGGGTGCTTTGTGTAATCAAAGACCAGCACGTCGCTGGTGGGGGTCTTAGTGGCGATGATGCAAGGGTTCTGCGGCATGTAGCGGGCTCTGTTCACTTCCCCTTCATGGTTTATCTTGATCTCAATCTCTATCTTCCCACTGACAGACCCAAAGCCTCCAAACtctgaaaaaaaggacaacagtTATGATTGTTGCAAATGAACAGTTCGAACAAAATGACTTTCTACCGAGTATGATCCACGACAGAATAATGTCTCAAGCATTTTATCAACTCAAACGTTATTTCACACAAAAATATTAGAAGCAATTAAAATGTCCACAAGATGTCAATTTGAAACAATTTGATGATATAGAATCACAAAGTTAATATTAAAGTATTGCAATGGCTTATGAGAAAGTTAATTAGTTTAATCTATGTGATTTGGAAGTTTTAATAACcagtttaaatgattttatatttcataaccACTTTCCATTAGAACATAGTAAACTcatcaattcattcattcattttgcaaTAAGCAGCTGGGTACCCTGTATAATAAATGCTAGATTTTAACACAACACAGCTTTCCATGCACATATTGTTGCTCACCTCCTTTCTCGCTGTCGTAGTGTGAAGCATCAAACTGCGCATCATCATTAGGAAGCTGAACACTAGCAATGACAAGGTGATTCTGCTCATCAGACGTGTGTGTTCCCAAAACCAGCCTGTGTACGCTGTAGTCTTTCCCCTCTGGCCTGTAAAGAGTAGTGAATTAAATAATATACTCATTCATTTATCAAAGGCCACATTATTGGTGGATGTACAGGTGCAGCAGAGCTCCTCTTACCTGGTGACATCAGGTAGCCACTGGGCGGTGAGGCTGGGCCACTCCAGGGCGTGTGTCATGACCAGATCATAGAGGAAAGGCGTGTTCTTCTTCCATATCTTGTACTCCTCATTGATCACCCTTTCCTCCACAGCATCATCAAATGCACCTGCGAAATCACTATTTTTAGCACTAGAAAGCCTTGATATAATGGTGTCAGACATGCAGCATTTGATTATCCTTGACTTAAAAGAGGATACCTTGGTGACATAAAAGTTATACCCTACTCGGCAAAGTCTTATCCGTTTTAAACTAACAACACTAAGATTTCTTTTGCTGATAAAATGGCGTTGgcacactttttaatttaaagaaatacaaatctaaaataaGAGGTTAATAAGAGTCTGAGCAACACGTTTCTTCAAGTGTATCAGTACCTTAATCTGCACTCTAAATTACAACCCGTACATGGCAAGCCTGCtagcagctaatgttagcaaacgGCAAAGTCTGATTGGTTTTTAACAATGAAAGGTGATGCAGCCTGGCGCGCCAACAGACACCGGTGCATCCTGACTGCTAGTTTCTatcattcaacacacacacgcacatattTAAGCAGCTAATTCAAAAAAGTGAACAGCCTTACCCTCTTTATCAGCCATTGTTTCGTGGTTTAACCACTAATACTGGCAAGAAAATAGATAATAGAAAATATGTGGGGGAGCGCTTTGTAGACAGCGCCGAGGCTTGCAATGGCGCCAACTCCGTAGAGCACGACTGACCAATCAGCATCCAGCAAACACCGACCGGAAGTCGTTACAGCACCCTATGACAACATCCTGAAAGCCCTCTTCCCATACATGTTGGACAGTCTGTGGTCACATGCAACATTCAGtcatttgttttggttattttacaaataattgaACAAGCTTACAGCTAAAATGGACGACCGAGAGCTAGACCTGACAGAGGCACAGAAAGCTACCAAGTCCAAATACCCGCCAatcaacaaaaaatatgaatgtaagTTATGATACATTACTTCGCTAGCTTAGCTCGATTACCTTACTTCAGTGATAGAAACCCTTTATAAACAGTCTCCAACATGAGCCTACTCTAGTAGACGTAATGTACTATCGATTAAGTGACATAAACTTTAAATATGTCCAGTTGTGTTAGAAGTGCTTAACCAGGACCTTTTGGGGCAGATGTCTCAATGTTGCAGACAGTATTACTAAGTTTCAGCAACATATGCAGCTCTCTGGAGAAGTATTCCGCTGGTGTTCCTCCtaaagtacatacagtggggaaaaaaagtatttagtcagccaccaattgtgcaagttctcccatttaaaaagatgagagaggcctgtaattttcatcataggtatacctcaactatgagagacagaatgggggaaacaatccaggaaatcacattgtaggatttttaaagaattaattggtaaattcctcggtaaaataagtatttggtcacctacaaacaagcaagatttctggctctcacagacctgtaacttcttctttaagaggctcctctgtcctccactcgttacctgtattaatggcacctttttgaacttgttatcagtataagagacacctgtccacaacctcaaacagtcatactccaaactccactatggccaagaccaaagagctgtcaaaaaagaccagagactaaattgtagacctgcaccaggctgggaaaactgaatctgcaataggtaagcagcttggtgtgaagaaatcaactgtgggagcaattattagaaaatggaagacatacaagaccactgctaatctccctccatctggggctccacgcaagatctcaccccgtggggtcaaaatgatcacaagaacggtgagcaaaaatcctagaaccacacggggggacctagtgaatgacctgcagagagctgggaccaaagtaacagaggctaccatcagtaacacactacgccgccagggacttaaatcctgcagttccagacgtgtccccctgcttaagccagtacatgtccaggcccgtctgaagtttgctagagggcatttggatgatccagaagaggattgggagaatgtcatatggtcagatgaaaccaaaatagaactttttggtaaaaactcaactcgtcgtgtttggaggagaaagaatgcagagttgcatccaaagaacaccatacctactgtgaagcatgggggtggaaacatcatgctcttGGGCTGTTTTTgtgcaaagggaccaggacgactgatccgtgtaaaggaaagaatgaatggggccatgtatcgtgagattttgagtgaaaacctccttccatcagcaagggcactgaagatgaagcgtggctgggtctttcagcatgacaatgatcccaaacacaccgccagggcaacgaaggagtggcttcgtaagaagcatttcaaggtcctggagtggcctagccagtctccagatctcaaccccatagaaaatctttggagggagttgaaagtccgtggtgcccagcgacagccccaaaacatcactgctttagaggagatctgcatggaggaatgggccaaaataccagcaacagtgtgtgaaaaccttgtgaagacttacagaaaacgtttgacct encodes:
- the LOC134881245 gene encoding histone-binding protein RBBP4 isoform X1, which produces MADKEGAFDDAVEERVINEEYKIWKKNTPFLYDLVMTHALEWPSLTAQWLPDVTRPEGKDYSVHRLVLGTHTSDEQNHLVIASVQLPNDDAQFDASHYDSEKGEFGGFGSVSGKIEIEIKINHEGEVNRARYMPQNPCIIATKTPTSDVLVFDYTKHPSKPDPSGECTPDLRLRGHQKEGYGLSWNPNLSGCLLSASDDHTICLWDISTVPKEGKIVDAKTIFTGHTAVVEDVSWHLLHESLFGSVADDMKLMIWDTRSNNTSKPSHAVDAHTAEVNCLSFNPYSEFILASGSADKTVALWDLRNLKLKLHSFESHKDEIFQVQWSPHNETILASSGTDRRLNVWDLSKIGEEQSPEDAEDGPPELLFIHGGHTAKISDFSWNPNEPWVICSVSEDNIMQVWQMAENIYNDEDPEGAAESEVQA
- the LOC134881245 gene encoding histone-binding protein RBBP4 isoform X2, whose amino-acid sequence is MTHALEWPSLTAQWLPDVTRPEGKDYSVHRLVLGTHTSDEQNHLVIASVQLPNDDAQFDASHYDSEKGEFGGFGSVSGKIEIEIKINHEGEVNRARYMPQNPCIIATKTPTSDVLVFDYTKHPSKPDPSGECTPDLRLRGHQKEGYGLSWNPNLSGCLLSASDDHTICLWDISTVPKEGKIVDAKTIFTGHTAVVEDVSWHLLHESLFGSVADDMKLMIWDTRSNNTSKPSHAVDAHTAEVNCLSFNPYSEFILASGSADKTVALWDLRNLKLKLHSFESHKDEIFQVQWSPHNETILASSGTDRRLNVWDLSKIGEEQSPEDAEDGPPELLFIHGGHTAKISDFSWNPNEPWVICSVSEDNIMQVWQMAENIYNDEDPEGAAESEVQA